One genomic region from Erythrobacter mangrovi encodes:
- a CDS encoding CaiB/BaiF CoA transferase family protein, which yields MWLDNPRNPKAPLAGLKVLELARVLAGPWAGQILADLGADVIKVESPDGDGTRKWGPPWIEREDGAREAAYYHGTNRGKRGIVADFKNPDDLARVRALAESADVVLENFKTGTLAKFGLDYEVLSEANPGLVYCSITGFGQTGPRAHEAGYDFVIQGMSGFMALTGEPQGQPMKMGVSISDLACGLYAVIGIQAALAMRERTGRGQHVDMALLDCSVGLLASQAMHYLTTGTNPPRMGNEHAQVSAYGVFPVADGEVVLAPANDGLFRRLLSLLGREDLLGDERFTSNEGRLANRAALDALIAGETAKWQKEELLAECGDAGIPAGPINAIDQVFADRQVIARGMQIELDGIPGVRSPFTFSDAELALDRPSPRKGQDS from the coding sequence ATGTGGCTCGATAACCCGCGCAACCCCAAGGCCCCTCTCGCCGGACTGAAAGTCCTCGAACTTGCCCGCGTGTTGGCCGGCCCCTGGGCGGGCCAGATCCTCGCCGACCTCGGCGCGGACGTGATCAAGGTCGAAAGCCCCGATGGCGATGGGACCCGCAAGTGGGGCCCGCCCTGGATCGAGCGCGAAGACGGTGCGCGCGAGGCAGCCTATTATCATGGCACCAATCGCGGAAAGCGCGGCATCGTCGCGGACTTCAAGAATCCCGACGACCTCGCGCGCGTCCGGGCCCTTGCCGAAAGCGCCGACGTGGTGCTGGAGAACTTCAAGACCGGCACGCTGGCGAAGTTCGGGCTCGACTACGAAGTGCTTTCGGAAGCCAATCCCGGGCTCGTCTATTGCTCGATCACCGGTTTCGGCCAGACCGGCCCGCGCGCGCATGAGGCGGGTTACGACTTCGTCATCCAGGGCATGAGCGGCTTCATGGCGCTGACGGGCGAGCCGCAAGGGCAGCCGATGAAAATGGGCGTCTCGATTTCCGACTTGGCCTGCGGGCTTTACGCAGTGATCGGAATCCAGGCCGCGCTGGCCATGCGGGAGCGGACCGGGCGCGGCCAGCATGTCGACATGGCGCTGCTCGACTGCTCGGTCGGCCTGCTCGCCAGCCAGGCGATGCACTACCTGACGACCGGCACCAATCCGCCGCGCATGGGCAACGAACATGCACAGGTCAGCGCCTATGGCGTATTCCCGGTGGCCGATGGCGAAGTGGTGCTGGCGCCCGCCAATGACGGCCTGTTCCGGCGATTGCTGTCATTGCTCGGTCGCGAGGACCTGCTCGGTGACGAGCGCTTTACCAGCAACGAGGGACGCCTCGCCAATCGGGCCGCACTCGATGCCTTGATCGCGGGTGAGACCGCCAAGTGGCAGAAGGAAGAGCTGCTGGCCGAATGCGGCGACGCTGGCATCCCGGCCGGGCCGATCAACGCGATCGATCAGGTCTTCGCCGACCGCCAGGTCATCGCACGGGGGATGCAGATCGAACTCGACGGCATCCCCGGCGTGCGCAGCCCCTTCACCTTTTCCGATGCCGAGCTCGCGCTCGATCGGCCGAGCCCGCGCAAGGGGCAGGACTCCTAG
- a CDS encoding ferritin-like domain-containing protein — MGLQAAFRNRFLDVLGSIYIYNEHRGYTSLDRVLEAVRARCPDDAEFIAAVEKHRADEEKHYRMFRRWFELQGKMPLKVDRTCGHIDHFIETVFGCTIDELDTQAIVANGEEFEKLCRVIMITEQRGMDQVEVLLKNRHILSDKGLKRIFEVVEKDEPSHWMPYDSWLRAHGRRPKPRWREKWTDYWIHKSLMLAKLPAVFLNRSNPRLVRWPDEDPNAYAI; from the coding sequence ATGGGTTTGCAGGCTGCCTTTCGTAACCGGTTTCTCGACGTGCTCGGGTCGATATACATCTACAACGAGCACCGGGGATACACCTCGCTCGATCGCGTGCTCGAGGCGGTGCGGGCGCGCTGCCCCGACGATGCGGAGTTCATTGCCGCGGTTGAAAAGCACCGCGCCGACGAGGAAAAGCACTATCGCATGTTCCGCCGCTGGTTCGAACTGCAGGGCAAGATGCCGCTCAAGGTCGACCGCACCTGCGGGCATATCGACCATTTCATCGAGACCGTGTTTGGCTGCACCATCGACGAACTCGACACGCAGGCGATCGTCGCCAACGGCGAGGAATTCGAGAAACTCTGTCGGGTGATCATGATCACCGAACAGCGCGGCATGGACCAGGTCGAGGTGTTGCTGAAGAACCGCCATATCCTCTCAGACAAGGGCCTCAAGCGCATCTTCGAGGTGGTGGAGAAGGACGAACCGAGCCACTGGATGCCTTATGACAGCTGGCTGCGGGCGCATGGCCGCCGCCCCAAGCCGCGCTGGCGCGAGAAGTGGACCGACTATTGGATCCACAAGTCGCTGATGCTGGCCAAGCTGCCCGCGGTCTTCCTTAACCGCAGCAACCCAAGGTTGGTGCGTTGGCCCGACGAAGACCCCAACGCTTACGCCATCTGA
- a CDS encoding NAD(P)H-dependent flavin oxidoreductase, whose product MPMNRVCELTGAEFPLFAFSHCRDVVAAVSKAGGFGVLGATRFSPEQLEEELAWIDVHVDGAPYGVDVLVPEVIDPRVRELADNRSRAAAIDPAYQGFVNEVLGNYGIAPEAQMPILRERMGITPENGLALMEVAFRHPIKLIANALGIAPPDMIAEGKKRGVPVAALVGAKEHAIRQAEAGVDIIVAQGTEAGGHCGEVSTLVLIPEVVRALDRAGHQIPVLAAGGIMTGGQMAGMMAAGAQGAWTGSIWLATPEAETSEAFREKMVAARSRDTVRSKSRTGKPARQLKTAWHDAWDAPDGPGTLPMPLMGMVSEPAFARIEREAAAGNDGARELVSYFVGQGVGLVEQVRSSRQVVQDFREEFIEAVSGLSGLLAE is encoded by the coding sequence ATGCCGATGAATCGCGTTTGCGAACTGACCGGGGCCGAATTCCCGCTATTCGCCTTCAGCCACTGCCGCGACGTGGTCGCCGCGGTCAGCAAGGCGGGTGGCTTCGGCGTGCTCGGCGCGACGCGGTTCAGCCCCGAACAACTCGAAGAAGAGCTCGCCTGGATCGACGTGCATGTCGATGGTGCCCCTTACGGCGTCGACGTGCTCGTCCCCGAAGTGATCGACCCACGCGTGCGCGAACTGGCCGACAACCGCAGCCGTGCCGCCGCGATCGACCCGGCCTACCAGGGTTTCGTCAACGAGGTGCTGGGCAATTACGGCATCGCGCCCGAGGCGCAGATGCCGATCCTCAGGGAACGCATGGGGATAACGCCCGAAAACGGTCTCGCGCTGATGGAGGTCGCCTTCCGCCACCCGATCAAGCTTATCGCCAACGCACTCGGCATCGCCCCGCCCGACATGATCGCCGAAGGCAAGAAGCGCGGCGTGCCGGTGGCGGCGCTGGTCGGGGCCAAGGAACACGCGATCCGCCAGGCCGAGGCCGGGGTCGACATCATCGTTGCGCAAGGCACCGAGGCAGGCGGGCACTGCGGCGAGGTTTCGACCCTGGTGCTGATCCCCGAAGTCGTCCGCGCACTCGACCGTGCCGGACACCAGATTCCCGTGCTCGCAGCGGGCGGGATCATGACCGGCGGGCAGATGGCCGGGATGATGGCGGCCGGCGCGCAAGGCGCCTGGACCGGGTCGATCTGGCTGGCCACGCCCGAGGCCGAGACCTCCGAAGCCTTCCGCGAGAAGATGGTCGCCGCGCGCAGCCGCGACACGGTCCGTTCGAAAAGCCGTACCGGCAAGCCCGCGCGCCAGCTCAAGACCGCCTGGCACGATGCCTGGGATGCGCCCGATGGGCCCGGCACGCTGCCCATGCCGCTGATGGGCATGGTCTCCGAACCCGCCTTTGCGCGGATCGAGCGCGAGGCTGCCGCGGGCAATGACGGAGCCCGAGAGCTGGTGAGCTATTTCGTCGGCCAGGGCGTCGGGCTGGTCGAACAGGTGCGCTCGAGTCGCCAGGTCGTGCAGGATTTCCGCGAGGAATTCATCGAGGCAGTGTCGGGACTTTCGGGCCTGCTCGCCGAATAA